From Rissa tridactyla isolate bRisTri1 chromosome 7, bRisTri1.patW.cur.20221130, whole genome shotgun sequence, a single genomic window includes:
- the IFT22 gene encoding intraflagellar transport protein 22 homolog isoform X3 → MLKAKVLLVGPRESGKSVLANFVSESTEGIGSYSPTQGVRILEYEKPNLNGNSKGAGCRFELWDCSGDQKFETCWPALMKDSHGVIIIFNPELPSHLKEIEMWYSCFVQQQPLLDSQCLLVAHHKPGSAGDTENLSLGKKMENSISNSRAYPLNKIKLIHSNLEDDPEDVRMEFMKYFKSIIAFIDESREREEMSIIS, encoded by the exons ATGTTGAAAGCtaaggtgctgctggtggggccGCGCGAG TCTGGAAAATCGGTGTTGGCAAACTTTGTTTCGGAGAGCACAGAAGGGATTGGCAGCTACAGCCCGACACAAGGTGTAAG GATCCTGGAGTATGAGAAGCCAAACTTGAACGGTAACAGCAAGGGAGCTGGGTGTCGATTTGAGTTGTGGGATTGCAGTGGTGATCAAAA GTTTGAAACATGCTGGCCAGCTCTGATGAAGGACTCTCATGGCGTAATAATAATCTTCAATCCTGAGCTGCCCAGTCACCTGAAAGAAATTGAAATGTGGTACTCCTGTTTcgtgcagcagcagccactgcttgATAGTCAGTGTCTCCTAGTTGCACATCacaagccaggcagtgcaggcgACACAGAAAATCTGTCCTTGGGTAAGAAGATGGAAAACTCAATCTCTAACTCAAGAG CTTACCCACTGAACAAGATAAAACTAATACATTCTAACTTAGAAGATGATCCTGAAGATGTCCGGATGGAATTCATGAAATACTTCAAAAGCATTATCGCCTTCATAGatgagagcagagagagggaagaaatgtCAATTATCTCATAA
- the IFT22 gene encoding intraflagellar transport protein 22 homolog isoform X1, with protein MLKAKVLLVGPRESGKSVLANFVSESTEGIGSYSPTQGVRILEYEKPNLNGNSKGAGCRFELWDCSGDQNYQTYHFPRTCFSRFETCWPALMKDSHGVIIIFNPELPSHLKEIEMWYSCFVQQQPLLDSQCLLVAHHKPGSAGDTENLSLGKKMENSISNSRAYPLNKIKLIHSNLEDDPEDVRMEFMKYFKSIIAFIDESREREEMSIIS; from the exons ATGTTGAAAGCtaaggtgctgctggtggggccGCGCGAG TCTGGAAAATCGGTGTTGGCAAACTTTGTTTCGGAGAGCACAGAAGGGATTGGCAGCTACAGCCCGACACAAGGTGTAAG GATCCTGGAGTATGAGAAGCCAAACTTGAACGGTAACAGCAAGGGAGCTGGGTGTCGATTTGAGTTGTGGGATTGCAGTGGTGATCAAAA ctATCAGACTTACCATTTTCCACGCACCTGTTTTTCAAGGTTTGAAACATGCTGGCCAGCTCTGATGAAGGACTCTCATGGCGTAATAATAATCTTCAATCCTGAGCTGCCCAGTCACCTGAAAGAAATTGAAATGTGGTACTCCTGTTTcgtgcagcagcagccactgcttgATAGTCAGTGTCTCCTAGTTGCACATCacaagccaggcagtgcaggcgACACAGAAAATCTGTCCTTGGGTAAGAAGATGGAAAACTCAATCTCTAACTCAAGAG CTTACCCACTGAACAAGATAAAACTAATACATTCTAACTTAGAAGATGATCCTGAAGATGTCCGGATGGAATTCATGAAATACTTCAAAAGCATTATCGCCTTCATAGatgagagcagagagagggaagaaatgtCAATTATCTCATAA
- the IFT22 gene encoding intraflagellar transport protein 22 homolog isoform X2, giving the protein MLKAKVLLVGPRESGKSVLANFVSESTEGIGSYSPTQGVRILEYEKPNLNGNSKGAGCRFELWDCSGDQNYQTYHFPRTCFSRFETCWPALMKDSHGVIIIFNPELPSHLKEIEMWYSCFVQQQPLLDSQCLLVAHHKPGSAGDTENLSLAYPLNKIKLIHSNLEDDPEDVRMEFMKYFKSIIAFIDESREREEMSIIS; this is encoded by the exons ATGTTGAAAGCtaaggtgctgctggtggggccGCGCGAG TCTGGAAAATCGGTGTTGGCAAACTTTGTTTCGGAGAGCACAGAAGGGATTGGCAGCTACAGCCCGACACAAGGTGTAAG GATCCTGGAGTATGAGAAGCCAAACTTGAACGGTAACAGCAAGGGAGCTGGGTGTCGATTTGAGTTGTGGGATTGCAGTGGTGATCAAAA ctATCAGACTTACCATTTTCCACGCACCTGTTTTTCAAGGTTTGAAACATGCTGGCCAGCTCTGATGAAGGACTCTCATGGCGTAATAATAATCTTCAATCCTGAGCTGCCCAGTCACCTGAAAGAAATTGAAATGTGGTACTCCTGTTTcgtgcagcagcagccactgcttgATAGTCAGTGTCTCCTAGTTGCACATCacaagccaggcagtgcaggcgACACAGAAAATCTGTCCTTGG CTTACCCACTGAACAAGATAAAACTAATACATTCTAACTTAGAAGATGATCCTGAAGATGTCCGGATGGAATTCATGAAATACTTCAAAAGCATTATCGCCTTCATAGatgagagcagagagagggaagaaatgtCAATTATCTCATAA
- the IFT22 gene encoding intraflagellar transport protein 22 homolog isoform X4 — MLKAKVLLVGPRESGKSVLANFVSESTEGIGSYSPTQGVRILEYEKPNLNGNSKGAGCRFELWDCSGDQKFETCWPALMKDSHGVIIIFNPELPSHLKEIEMWYSCFVQQQPLLDSQCLLVAHHKPGSAGDTENLSLAYPLNKIKLIHSNLEDDPEDVRMEFMKYFKSIIAFIDESREREEMSIIS; from the exons ATGTTGAAAGCtaaggtgctgctggtggggccGCGCGAG TCTGGAAAATCGGTGTTGGCAAACTTTGTTTCGGAGAGCACAGAAGGGATTGGCAGCTACAGCCCGACACAAGGTGTAAG GATCCTGGAGTATGAGAAGCCAAACTTGAACGGTAACAGCAAGGGAGCTGGGTGTCGATTTGAGTTGTGGGATTGCAGTGGTGATCAAAA GTTTGAAACATGCTGGCCAGCTCTGATGAAGGACTCTCATGGCGTAATAATAATCTTCAATCCTGAGCTGCCCAGTCACCTGAAAGAAATTGAAATGTGGTACTCCTGTTTcgtgcagcagcagccactgcttgATAGTCAGTGTCTCCTAGTTGCACATCacaagccaggcagtgcaggcgACACAGAAAATCTGTCCTTGG CTTACCCACTGAACAAGATAAAACTAATACATTCTAACTTAGAAGATGATCCTGAAGATGTCCGGATGGAATTCATGAAATACTTCAAAAGCATTATCGCCTTCATAGatgagagcagagagagggaagaaatgtCAATTATCTCATAA